The nucleotide sequence CCCGGCGGCCTCAGCACCATCGTCGGCCCGAACGTCTTCGCCGCGGCTCTGGCCGGGAAGACGATCCGCTGGGTCGGCGACCTCGACCAGCCGCACACCGTGTCGTACCTCCCCGACATCGCCGCCGGGCTGGTGCGTCTCGGCGAGAGCGACGAGGCCGACGGGCGTGCGTGGCACCTGCCCGTGCCGGAGGCGGTCACCGGCCGCGCGTTCTGCGACCTCGTGCGGGACGAGACCTCGCGGCGGTCCAAGGTCGCCGGGCTCGGCCGGGGCGCCCAGCGCGCGATCGGGCTGTTCAACCCCGTCGTGCGCGCACTCGGCGAGACCTGGTACCAGCGCGACCGCCCCTTCGTCGCGGACGACTCGGCGTTCCGCGCCGCGTTCGCCCCGGTCACGGTGACCTCGCACGCCGACGGCGTGGCCGCGACACTCGACTGGTACCGACGCAACGGCGACCGCTGACCGACCGGCCCGGGGCCGCCGCGCGTCGCCAAGACCTTTCCGCCGCACGGGTGTTCCGTCCGCGCCGCGGGTCGACGGGGGCGCGGCCCGGGCGTCCGCGGGGACCGTTTCCCGGGCCTGCGGGCGTCAGGGGCAGGCGGTGCGCTTCGCCGCCTTGGCGGCGCGGGGCGTCGGGTCGATGTAGGCGATCGTGTCGACGACCACGATGGGGTAGGTGCGGAGCGCGCGGGAGGCGAACCGGCCGGACGAGCGGCCGGTGTCGGCGCGGAAGCACGTGTGGTGGGCGGGGCAGGTGATCGTGTCGCCGACGACCGTGCCCCGGGAGAGGAGCGCGCCGGCGTGGGGGCAGCGGTCCTCGACGGCGTGGATCGTGGTGCCGTGCCGCACGACGGCGATCGGGGGATGGTCGCTGACGCGGCGGATGACGCCCTCCGGGACGTCGCCGACCGGCCCGAGGCGCAGGGCGTGTTCGGGTACCACGCCGTCCGGCACGGGCTCCGGGCGCGCGCCGCGGTCTCGGCGGAACGGCACCTTCATACCCGGCAGGGTAGGCACACCTCACGGCGGACGGCACCCGGGTCGTGATCGACGTCACGTTCGCGGTCGCCCCGACCTTCCCCGGTCGGCTTTTCTGACGTACCGTCAGGTCGATGTTTCCGCGGGTCCGGAACCGCCGCGGATCGCGGTCCGGTGGGCGAGCCATGTACGGGGAGGGCACGTGTCTGCTCCGATCTACGACGCCGCAACGCTCTGGGAGTTGGTGGAACGCCGTGCCGCGGCGTCACCGGACGTCCCGATGCTGCTCGACCCGGACGACCGGCGGGTCACGTTCGCGGAGTTCAAGGCGTGGGCGGAGCGGGTCGCGGCGGGGTACCACGCCCTCGGGATCGGGGCCGGCACGCGCGTTTCGTGGCAACTGCCCACGCGGATCGAGTCGATCGTCGCCGCGACGGCCCTGGCCCGGCTCGGCGCGGTGCAGAACCCGATCATCCCGTTCTACCGAGCGAAGGAGGTCGGCTTCTGCCTGCGGCAGACCCGCGCCGAGTTCTTCCTGACCCCGGGGGTGTGGAAGGGCTTCGACTTCGCCGCGATGGGCGAGGCATTGGGCAAGGAACTCCCCGATGGGCTCACGGTGTTGGTGGCGTACGACGGGCTCCCCGAAGGCGACCCGGCGGCGCTGCCGTCCGCGCTGGCCGACGGGGAGGAGGTGCGCTGGCTGTACTACACGTCCGGGACGACGTCGGATCCGAAGGGCGTGCAGCACACCGACGGGACGCTGATCGCGGGCGGCATCGGGCTGGCGAGGGCGCTCGACATGGCGGAGGGCGACATCGGGTCGATCGCGTTCCCGTACGCGCACATCGCCGGGCCCGACTACGTCAACACGCTGCTGGTCACGGGGTTCCCCGCGGTCGTCGTGGAGACGTTCGACCCGGCGAGCGTGATCCCGGTGTACGCGCGCCTCGGCGTCACGATGGTCGGCGGGTCGACGGCGTTCTACCTCGCGTTCCTGGGCGAGCAGCGCAAGCGGCCGGGGACGCGGATCATCCCGACGCTGCGGATCGTCTCCGGGGGCGGGGCGCCGAAGCCGCCGGAGCTGTTCCGCGAAGTTGCCGACGAGATGCGGGCGGTGCTGTGCCACGGCTACGGCATGACCGAGTGCCCGATGATCGCTCAGGGCGGGCCGGGGGACTCCGAGGACCAGCTCACGCACAGCGAGGGGCGTCCGGTGCACGGCATCGAGGTGCGGATCGTCCGGGCCGACGGGGAGGAGGCCGGGCCGGACGAGGAGGGCGAGGTCAGGCTGCGCGGGCCGATGGTGTTCAAGGGCTACACCGATCCCGCGCTCAACGACGAGGCGTTCGACGCCGACGGTTTCTTCCGCACGGGCGACCTGGGCAAGGTGCGCGCCGACGGGCATCTGGCGCTGACCGGGCGGCTCAAGGACGTGATCATCCGCAAGGGCGAGAACATCTCGGCGCGGGAGATCGAGGACCTGTTGTTCGCGCACCCGAAGGTCGCCGATGTCGCGGTGGTGGGGCTGGACGACCGCGAGCGCGGCGAGCGGGTGTGTGCCGTGGTGGAGCGCCAACCGGGGGAAGCGGACCTGGAGTTCGCGGAGATGTCCGGATACCTGGCGGACGCCGGGCTCATGCGGCAGAAGATCCCGGAGCAGTTGGAGATCGTCGACGCGCTGCCGCGCAACGAGACGCTGCGCAAGGTGCTGAAGTTCCGCATCAGGGACGAGTTCAACGGCAGGCCGTGGAGCCCGCGGCGGTAGGCGCGCCGGGGTGCGGAATCCCGCGTTCGGTGCGGGATTCCGCGCTCTCAGCGGGCTTTCCACACCTCGACGACCCGGGCGGTCGTCGTGACGGTGGCCACCGCGCCCAGGGTGTGGGTGAGGACGGCCTCCGCGTAGTCGGGGGGAAATCCGGCCACGGCCTCGCGCGGGATGACGAAGCGGAATCCGGCGTTGACGGCGTCCATCGCGAAGTTGACCATGCCGACGTTGAGCGAGACGCCGACGCCGACCACGGTGGTGGCCCCGAGGTTCCGCAGCACCGCGGCGAGGCCGGTGTCGGCCATCGGGCCGAGGCCGTGGTAGCGCGTCAGCACCAGGTCGGAGGGGGCGACGGCGATGCCGGAGGCGACCTGTGCGGCGAACGAGCCGGGGGCCAGGCGTACGGAGGCCTTCGCGGCGGCACCGAACACGCGCGCGTTGCCGTTGGCCCCGGCGCCGTCGTCGCGCCGCAGCGCGAGGCAGTGGACGACGGGCACGCGGGCGGTACGCGCCGCGCGGCACAGTGCGTCGACGGCCGGAATCATCTCCCGCGTGTGCTCGGCGAGTCCGGGGAAGATCGCGTCGTCGCCGATCACCCCGTTCTGGCATTCCTGGGTGACCAACGCGGTCGCCGCCGGGTCGAGAAGCGCGTGCAGATCGACGGGCATGAAGGTCTCCTGACGGTGCGTCGGCTTGCTGTTGTGCGCACAGGCAGATTACGCTGAATCTGACGGTCCATCAGATCTGTGTCTCACAAGAACACGTGCGTAGGAGGGGCCGATGAGTGTCGACCTGCAGGAGCAGGCCGCCACCGAGTCCGGCGGCGGTTCCGGAGGTTCCACCGGGTTCGGGGAGCTTCCGAGGATCATCAGCGTCGACGACCATGTCATCGAACCGGCACACCTGTTCGAGCGCTGGTTGCCGGCGAAGTACCGCGAGCGGGGGCCCCAGGCGGTCCGGACCGGCATCGGCAGACTCGAGTACACCGGGGCCAGCTACAAGATCACCACCGACCCCGACGGCCCGCTCGCGGACTGGTGGTTCTACGAGGACCTGAGGTTCCCGTACAAGCGCAACATCGCCGCGGCGGGGTTCAGCCGCGACCAGATGACGCTCGAAGGCATCACGCGCGACGAGATGCGGCCGGGGCTCTACGACCCCGCGGAGCGGCTGAAGGACATGGACCTCAATCATGTCGAGGCGTCGCTGTGCTTCCCCACCTTCCCGCGCTTCTGCGGCCAGACCTTCCACGAGGCGCGCGACAAGGAACTCGCGCTGGCGTGCGTGCGCGCGTACAACGACTGGATGGTGGAGGAGTGGTGCGGTGACTCCGGCGGGCGGCTGATCCCGCTGGTCATCGTGCCGCTGTGGGACGTCGGGCTCGCGGTGGCGGAGGTCGTGCGCAACGCCGACCGGGGGGTGCGCGCGGTGTGCTTCTCGGAGATCCCCGCGTTCCTGGGCCTGCCGAGCATCCACACCGGCCACTGGGATCCGTTCTTCCGCACCTGCGAGGAGCGCGGCGTCGCGGTCAACATGCACATCGGGTCGTCGTCGACGATGCCGGCGGCCTCCCCGGACGCGCCCGCGGCCGTGCAGGCGAGCCTCAGCTTCAACAACGCGATGGCGTCGATGGCCGACTTCATCTTCGCGGGCGTCCCGGCCCGCTTCCCCCGGATCAAACTCGCGTACTCCGAGGGGCAGATGGGCTGGATCCCCTACGCGCTCGAACGCATGGACGACGTGTGGGAGGAGCACCGCGCGTGGGCCGGGGTCGGCGACGATTTGTCCGAGCCGCCGTCGTCCTACTTCCGGCGGAACATGTACGCGTGCTTCTTCCGCGACCGGCACGGTGTCGACTCGCTCGACATCATCGGCCCCGACAACGTGACCTTCGAGACCGACTACCCGCACGTCGACTCCACGTGGCCGAACACCAGGAAGGTCGCCGAGGAGCACTTGGCCCGGCTGGACGCGGAGACGGTCTACAAGGTGGTGCGGGGGAACGCGATCCGCATGCTCGACCTGGATTTCGACAAGTAGGCGGTTCGTCCCGAACTCCGGGACGCACGACCAGGGTTACTGCCGAAGGGGAGAGGCGTGGGCATCTGCGAGGGACGCGTCGTCATCGTCACCGGAGCCGGGGGCGGCCTGGGGCGGGAGCACGCGCTGGCGTTCGCGCGCGAGGGAGCGTCCGTGGTCGTCAACGACATCGGCGCGTCCCGTCGGGGGGACGGCCGGTCCCCCGGGCCCGCGCAGGCGGTCGTCGACGAGATCACCGCACGGGGCGGCACGGCGGTCGCCAACACCGACGACGTCGCCGACTGGGAGGGCGCCGCGCGCCTGGTCGGCCGTGCCGTCGACGCGTTCGGCCGCCTGGACGTGCTGGTCAACAACGCGGGCTTCCTGCGCGACCGCATGCTGGTCTCGCTGAGCGAGGACGAGTGGGACGCGGTCGTGCGCGTCCACCTCAAAGGCCACTTCGCGGTCATGCGGCACGCCGCCGCGCACTGGCGCGAGCGGGCCAAGGCCGGTGAGCCGGTCGACGCGCGCATCGTCAACACCAGTTCCGGCGCCGGGCTGATGGGCTCGGTCGCGCAGGGCAACTACGCGGCGGCCAAGGGCGGCATCCTCACGCTCACGCAGGTCGCGGCGGTCGAATTCGCGCGCTACGGCGTCACGGTCAACGCCATCGCCCCGGCCGCGCGGACCCGTATGACGGAGGAAGCCATGCCCGACATGGTCGCCGCGCCGACCGACGGCTCCTTCGACTTCTACGCCCCGGCCAACGTCTCGCCGCTGGTGGTGTGGCTCGGCTCGGCGGAGTCCGCCGGCGTCACCGGGCGGTGCTTCGAGGTGGAGGGCGACAAGATCTCGGTCGCGGTCGGCTGGCGGCACGGACCCGAGGCGCGGGCCGGACGCCGGTGGGAGCCGGGGGAGTTGGGGGCCGTCGTCACCAAGCTCATCGACGAGGCGCCCGAGCCGACGCCGGTCTACGGGGTCTGAGGCGCCATGGACCTGCGCTACACGGAAGCGGAGGAGGGGTTCCGCGCCGAGCTGCGCGCGTGGCTGGCGTCCGCGCTGCCGACGCTGCCCGGCAAACCGGACCGCGCCGACTGGCCGGGGCGCCGCGCGTACGACACGGCGTGGCAGCGCATGCTCTTCGACGCCGGATACGCGGGCGTCCACTGGCCCGTCGAGGCGGGCGGGCGCGGGGCGACGCCGACCGAGCACCTGATCTTCCTGGAGGAGACCGAGCGCGCGGGGGCACCCTATGTGGGCGCGAACTTCGTCGGCCTGCTGCACGCCGGGCCGACGATCAACGCGGCGGGCACGGAGGAGCAGCGGCGGAGGTACCTGCCCGGGATCCTCTCCGGCGACGACGTGTGGTGCCAGGGGTTCTCCGAGCCGGGCGCCGGCTCGGACCTCGCGGCGCTGCGCACGCGGGCGGTGCGCGACGGCGACGAATACGTGCTGAACGGCTCGAAGATCTGGACATCGCACGCCGAAGTCGCCGACTACTGCGAGATGTTGGTCCGGACCGACCCGGACGCGCCGAAGCACAAGGGCATTTCGTGGCTGATCGTGCCGATGGACGCGCCCGGGCTCTCGGTACGGCCCCTCGACACCATCATGGGCACGTCGGAGTTCGCCGAGGTGTTCCTCGACGACGTACGGGTGCCGGTCGCCAACCGGGTCGGCGAGGAGAACGACGGCTGGCGCGTCACGATGGTGACGCTGTCGTTCGAACGCGGGACGGCGTTCGTGAGCGAGGTCGTGGCGTGCCGTCGTCTGCTGCGCGAACTCGCGTCACTCGCCCGCGCGATGCCCCGGTCCCCGGACGCGACCGCGTGGGACGACACCACCCTGCGCCGCGAACTCGGGCATCTGACAGCGGAGTTCGAGGCGCTGTGGGCGCTCACCAAGTGGAACGTCTCGAAGGCGTCCCGCTCCGGCGTCCCCGGCGTGGGCGGGTCGGTCTTCAAACTGCGCTTCTCGGAGACCAAGCAGAAGGCGTACGACCTGGCCCATCGGCTGCTCGGGCGCGCCGCGCTGTGTGTCGAGGACGTGGCCGGGCTGCCGAGCGGCGCGCTGGTCGACGAACGGCTCTCGTCGCTGTCGTACACGATCGCCGCGGGGACGTCGCAGATCCAGCGCAACATCGTGGGCGAGCGCATCCTCGGCCTGCCGAAGGAGAGGTGACGCGGCGGTGGACTTCCAACTCACGTCGGCACAAAGGGACTTGGCCTCCGGATTCCGGTCCTTCTGCGAACGTCGCTTCGACCGCGACCGCCTGCGCGGCCTCGTCGACCGCGACCGGCCGCCGGGCATGGTCGACCGCGAGCTGTGGGCCGAACTCGCCGAGACCGGTGTCTTCTGCCTGCGGCTCGCGGAGGACGACGGCGGTGTCGGCCTCGGCACCGCGGAGGCGGCCTTGGTCTTCGAGGAGGCGGGACGCGCCCTGCTGCCGGGGCCGTTGGTCGCGACGCATCTCGCCGCCTCGCTGCCGGGGCGCGTCGGCACGGGCGCGGCCTCCGGTGACCTGGTCGTCGGCCTCGCCGCCGCCGACCAGTTCCCCCTTCTGGTCGAACACCTCGACGCCGTGGACGAGTTGCTGATCCGCTCTCCCGACGGAATCCGCCGTATCGACCGGTCGGCCCTGCGCGCCACCGCGATCCGCACCCCGACGGACCCCTGCACCCCGCTGCACCACGTCGCCACCGTGCCCGACGGCGCGTTGATCGCCGACGCAGCCGCCGCCGAGCGCCTGCTCCGCGAAGGCGCCGTACTCACCGCCGCGCTGCAACTCGGCATCGCCGGCAAGTTGACCGAGATGTCCACCCGATACGCCCGCGAGCGCGAGCAGTTCGGCCGCGTCATCGGCGGCTTCCAGGCCGTGAAGCACCTCTGCGCCGACATGCTGGTGCGTACCGAGGTCGCCCGCGCGGCGGTGTACGCGGCGGCGGTGACCCTGGACGACCCGGAGGCCGGCGACCCCGCCGTGGCCGTCCCGACCGCCAAGCTGATGGCCGACGAGGCCGCGACCCGCAACGGCAAGGACGCCACCCAGGTCCACGGCGGCATGGGCTTCACCTGGGAAGTGGACGTGCACCTGTACCTGAAGCGGGCATGGGTCCACGCGACACAGTACGGCGGCCCCGAGGAACACGAAGAGGCCTTGGCCGCGACGTTGTAGCCGACTCCCTCGGCACCCGCTTCCCGGAGCCGGGTCCCGACCCGTGGTGTGATGAGCGGGCATCTTCCCACCCACGGAACGGGACGCCGCACATGGACACCCCCGAGATCACCGAGGCCGTTGTACGGGCGCTGTTGCGGGCGCAGCAGCCGGATCTCGTGGGGCTGCCGATCCACGGTGCGGTCACCGGCTGGGACAACCAGATGTGGCGGCTCGGTGAGGAGTTGGCGGTGCGGTTGCCGCGTACTCCGCGTGGGCCGGAGCTGTTGCGCGGGGAGCACCGGTGGTTGCCGGCCCTGGCCCCGTGTCTTCCCCTGCCGGTTCCGACGCCGTTGCGCCTCGGGGAGCCGTCCGCGGACTTTCCGAAGCCGTGGTCCGTCGTCGTGTGGGTCCCCGGCGAACCGGGCGACCGCGCGCCGGTCACCCGGGGCGAGCACGCGGCCGACGCGCTGGCGGGCTTCCTGACCGCGCTGCACACGCAGGC is from Yinghuangia sp. ASG 101 and encodes:
- a CDS encoding Rieske (2Fe-2S) protein produces the protein MKVPFRRDRGARPEPVPDGVVPEHALRLGPVGDVPEGVIRRVSDHPPIAVVRHGTTIHAVEDRCPHAGALLSRGTVVGDTITCPAHHTCFRADTGRSSGRFASRALRTYPIVVVDTIAYIDPTPRAAKAAKRTACP
- a CDS encoding class I adenylate-forming enzyme family protein, producing the protein MSAPIYDAATLWELVERRAAASPDVPMLLDPDDRRVTFAEFKAWAERVAAGYHALGIGAGTRVSWQLPTRIESIVAATALARLGAVQNPIIPFYRAKEVGFCLRQTRAEFFLTPGVWKGFDFAAMGEALGKELPDGLTVLVAYDGLPEGDPAALPSALADGEEVRWLYYTSGTTSDPKGVQHTDGTLIAGGIGLARALDMAEGDIGSIAFPYAHIAGPDYVNTLLVTGFPAVVVETFDPASVIPVYARLGVTMVGGSTAFYLAFLGEQRKRPGTRIIPTLRIVSGGGAPKPPELFREVADEMRAVLCHGYGMTECPMIAQGGPGDSEDQLTHSEGRPVHGIEVRIVRADGEEAGPDEEGEVRLRGPMVFKGYTDPALNDEAFDADGFFRTGDLGKVRADGHLALTGRLKDVIIRKGENISAREIEDLLFAHPKVADVAVVGLDDRERGERVCAVVERQPGEADLEFAEMSGYLADAGLMRQKIPEQLEIVDALPRNETLRKVLKFRIRDEFNGRPWSPRR
- a CDS encoding cysteine hydrolase, which gives rise to MPVDLHALLDPAATALVTQECQNGVIGDDAIFPGLAEHTREMIPAVDALCRAARTARVPVVHCLALRRDDGAGANGNARVFGAAAKASVRLAPGSFAAQVASGIAVAPSDLVLTRYHGLGPMADTGLAAVLRNLGATTVVGVGVSLNVGMVNFAMDAVNAGFRFVIPREAVAGFPPDYAEAVLTHTLGAVATVTTTARVVEVWKAR
- a CDS encoding amidohydrolase family protein is translated as MSVDLQEQAATESGGGSGGSTGFGELPRIISVDDHVIEPAHLFERWLPAKYRERGPQAVRTGIGRLEYTGASYKITTDPDGPLADWWFYEDLRFPYKRNIAAAGFSRDQMTLEGITRDEMRPGLYDPAERLKDMDLNHVEASLCFPTFPRFCGQTFHEARDKELALACVRAYNDWMVEEWCGDSGGRLIPLVIVPLWDVGLAVAEVVRNADRGVRAVCFSEIPAFLGLPSIHTGHWDPFFRTCEERGVAVNMHIGSSSTMPAASPDAPAAVQASLSFNNAMASMADFIFAGVPARFPRIKLAYSEGQMGWIPYALERMDDVWEEHRAWAGVGDDLSEPPSSYFRRNMYACFFRDRHGVDSLDIIGPDNVTFETDYPHVDSTWPNTRKVAEEHLARLDAETVYKVVRGNAIRMLDLDFDK
- a CDS encoding SDR family oxidoreductase — its product is MGICEGRVVIVTGAGGGLGREHALAFAREGASVVVNDIGASRRGDGRSPGPAQAVVDEITARGGTAVANTDDVADWEGAARLVGRAVDAFGRLDVLVNNAGFLRDRMLVSLSEDEWDAVVRVHLKGHFAVMRHAAAHWRERAKAGEPVDARIVNTSSGAGLMGSVAQGNYAAAKGGILTLTQVAAVEFARYGVTVNAIAPAARTRMTEEAMPDMVAAPTDGSFDFYAPANVSPLVVWLGSAESAGVTGRCFEVEGDKISVAVGWRHGPEARAGRRWEPGELGAVVTKLIDEAPEPTPVYGV
- a CDS encoding acyl-CoA dehydrogenase, which gives rise to MDLRYTEAEEGFRAELRAWLASALPTLPGKPDRADWPGRRAYDTAWQRMLFDAGYAGVHWPVEAGGRGATPTEHLIFLEETERAGAPYVGANFVGLLHAGPTINAAGTEEQRRRYLPGILSGDDVWCQGFSEPGAGSDLAALRTRAVRDGDEYVLNGSKIWTSHAEVADYCEMLVRTDPDAPKHKGISWLIVPMDAPGLSVRPLDTIMGTSEFAEVFLDDVRVPVANRVGEENDGWRVTMVTLSFERGTAFVSEVVACRRLLRELASLARAMPRSPDATAWDDTTLRRELGHLTAEFEALWALTKWNVSKASRSGVPGVGGSVFKLRFSETKQKAYDLAHRLLGRAALCVEDVAGLPSGALVDERLSSLSYTIAAGTSQIQRNIVGERILGLPKER
- a CDS encoding acyl-CoA dehydrogenase family protein; translated protein: MDFQLTSAQRDLASGFRSFCERRFDRDRLRGLVDRDRPPGMVDRELWAELAETGVFCLRLAEDDGGVGLGTAEAALVFEEAGRALLPGPLVATHLAASLPGRVGTGAASGDLVVGLAAADQFPLLVEHLDAVDELLIRSPDGIRRIDRSALRATAIRTPTDPCTPLHHVATVPDGALIADAAAAERLLREGAVLTAALQLGIAGKLTEMSTRYAREREQFGRVIGGFQAVKHLCADMLVRTEVARAAVYAAAVTLDDPEAGDPAVAVPTAKLMADEAATRNGKDATQVHGGMGFTWEVDVHLYLKRAWVHATQYGGPEEHEEALAATL